One segment of Triticum aestivum cultivar Chinese Spring chromosome 2A, IWGSC CS RefSeq v2.1, whole genome shotgun sequence DNA contains the following:
- the LOC123188266 gene encoding sugar transport protein MST6 — MAGGAVVNTGGGKDYPGKLTMFVLFACIVAATGGLIFGYDIGISGGVTSMNPFLMKFFPGVYHQEQEAERNQSNQYCKFDSQLLTMFTSSLYLAALVASFFAATVTRVAGRKWSMFAGGVTFLVGAALNGAAKNVLMLILGRVLLGIGVGFANQSVPVYLSEMAPARLRGMLNIGFQLMVTIGILCANLINYGTAKIKGGWGWRVSLALAAVPAGIIAIGALFLPDTPNSLIDRGYTEDAKKMLRRVRGTDDVEEEYSDLVAASEESKLVSHPWRNILQRRYRPQLTFAIAIPFFQQLTGINVIMFYAPVLFKTLGFADDASLMSAVITGLVNVFATFVSIVTVDRLGRRKLFLQGGTQMLACQIVVGSLIGAKFGFTGVADIPKGYAAFVVLFICAYVAGFAWSWGPLGWLVPSEIFPLEIRSAGQSITVSMNMLCTFIIAQAFLPMLCRFKFMLFFFFGAWVVVMTLFVAFFLPETKNVPIEEMVLVWKAHWYWGRFIRDEDVHVGGADVEMRSNGKLQAAKLP, encoded by the exons ATGGCCGGCGGCGCGGTTGTGAACACCGGCGGGGGGAAGGACTACCCCGGCAAGCTCACCATGTTCGTGCTCTTCGCCTGCATCGTCGCCGCCACCGGCGGCCTCATCTTCGGATACGACATAGGCATCTCCG GTGGCGTGACCTCGATGAACCCCTTCCTGATGAAGTTCTTCCCGGGCGTGTACCACCAGGAGCAGGAGGCGGAGCGGAACCAGAGCAACCAGTACTGCAAGTTCGACAGCCAGCTGCTCACCATGTTCACCTCCTCGCTCTACCTCGCCGCGCTCGTCGCCTCCTTCTTCGCCGCCACCGTCACCCGCGTCGCCGGCCGCAAGTGGTCCATGTTCGCCGGCGGGGTCACCTTCCTCGTCGGCGCCGCGCTCAACGGCGCCGCCAAGAACGTCCTCATGCTCATCCTCGGACGCGTCCTGCTCGGCATCGGGGTCGGCTTCGCCAACCAG TCGGTGCCGGTGTACCTGTCGGAGATGGCGCCGGCGAGGCTGCGGGGGATGCTCAACATCGGGTTCCAGCTGATGGTCACCATCGGCATCCTGTGCGCGAACCTGATCAACTACGGGACGGCCAAGATCAAGGGCGGGTGGGGCTGGCGCGTGAGCCTCGCGCTGGCCGCGGTGCCCGCCGGAATCATCGCCATCGGCGCGCTCTTCCTCCCCGACACCCCCAACTCCCTCATCGACCGCGGCTACACCGAGGACGCCAAGAAGATGCTCCGGCGCGTGCGCGGCACGGACGACGTGGAGGAGGAGTACAGCGACCTGGTGGCCGCTAGCGAGGAGTCCAAGCTGGTGAGCCACCCGTGGCGCAACATCCTCCAGCGCCGCTACCGGCCGCAGCTCACCTTCGCGATCGCCATACCCTTCTTCCAGCAGCTCACGGGCATCAACGTGATCATGTTCTACGCGCCCGTGCTGTTCAAGACGCTGGGGTTCGCGGACGACGCGTCCCTCATGTCCGCCGTCATCACCGGCCTCGTCAACGTCTTCGCCACCTTCGTGTCCATCGTGACCGTGGACCGGCTGGGCCGGCGCAAGCTGTTCCTGCAGGGCGGCACCCAGATGCTGGCCTGCCAGATCGTGGTGGGCAGCCTGATCGGCGCCAAGTTCGGGTTCACCGGCGTGGCCGACATCCCCAAGGGGTACGCGGCGTTCGTGGTGCTCTTCATCTGCGCGTACGTGGCCGGGTTCGCGTGGTCCTGGGGCCCGCTGGGGTGGCTCGTCCCCAGCGAGATCTTCCCGCTGGAGATCAGGTCGGCGGGGCAGAGCATCACGGTGTCGATGAACATGCTGTGCACCTTCATCATCGCGCAGGCGTTCCTCCCCATGCTCTGCCGCTTCAAGTtcatgctcttcttcttcttcggcgcgTGGGTGGTGGTCATGACCCTCTTCGTCGCCTTCTTCCTGCCGGAGACCAAGAACGTGCCCATCGAGGAGATGGTGCTCGTGTGGAAGGCGCACTGGTACTGGGGCCGCTTCATCCGCGACGAGGACGTGCACGTCGGCGGCGCCGACGTCGAGATGCGCTCCAACGGCAAGCTCCAGGCTGCCAAGCTCCCGTGA